In Parasegetibacter sp. NRK P23, a single genomic region encodes these proteins:
- a CDS encoding ABC transporter permease: MLAHYFKLIWNRKRQNFLLFIEILVAFLVVFGVFSSIVYYYNNYKRPMGFDYNNVWTITFKNHQTGTEKKDSLIMLYEAIRNRVEALPEVEAMTYTSENAPFTMNTNGTDVKKGTIEIMADDYTMDEYYSKVLKPEVLEGSWFSSRDNGRKLPPVVLNETSKEKLFPEGGAVGKKVTVSGTEKEVIGVIRDLKDKGDYNAPFKAVYSKPDSGFYNWVSVAMIRVSPSADAAFESRLYKTLSGLFKGASIEIEHLSEKRVVKNGITVVPLIIWFVVAGFLIVNVALGLFGVLWYNISLRRQEIGLRRAIGATSGDVSRQVVTETLVLSALSLILGGFFAVQFPLLHLFDLPSGVYVTAIFLAMAFILLLVMLCAVYPGKVAAGIQPAVALHED, encoded by the coding sequence ATGTTAGCGCATTATTTTAAACTGATATGGAACAGGAAAAGGCAGAACTTCCTGCTTTTTATTGAAATACTCGTGGCGTTCCTGGTGGTATTCGGCGTATTTTCCTCTATCGTATACTATTATAACAATTACAAACGCCCGATGGGCTTCGATTACAACAATGTATGGACGATCACCTTTAAGAATCACCAAACCGGCACAGAAAAAAAGGATTCCCTGATAATGTTGTATGAGGCTATCCGTAACAGGGTAGAAGCCTTACCGGAAGTGGAAGCCATGACTTATACGAGTGAGAACGCACCCTTTACGATGAATACGAATGGAACGGATGTGAAGAAAGGTACGATAGAAATTATGGCGGATGATTATACAATGGATGAGTACTATTCAAAAGTGTTGAAGCCTGAAGTATTGGAAGGAAGCTGGTTCTCCAGCAGGGACAACGGCCGGAAACTACCGCCGGTGGTACTGAACGAGACGAGTAAAGAAAAGTTGTTTCCGGAAGGAGGCGCGGTTGGAAAAAAGGTAACGGTGAGCGGAACGGAAAAAGAAGTGATTGGTGTGATCCGCGACCTGAAGGATAAAGGGGATTATAATGCGCCTTTTAAGGCGGTATATTCCAAACCGGACAGCGGTTTTTACAACTGGGTTTCGGTGGCCATGATCAGGGTTTCGCCTTCCGCCGACGCGGCATTTGAGAGCCGGTTGTACAAAACACTGAGCGGGCTTTTTAAAGGCGCTTCTATTGAGATTGAGCACCTTTCGGAGAAACGTGTCGTAAAGAACGGCATTACCGTGGTGCCCCTGATCATCTGGTTTGTAGTAGCAGGTTTCCTGATCGTGAACGTGGCGCTGGGATTGTTTGGCGTGTTGTGGTACAACATCAGCCTGAGGCGGCAGGAAATTGGTTTGCGCAGGGCCATCGGCGCCACTTCAGGGGACGTGTCGCGGCAGGTGGTAACGGAAACACTGGTGTTGAGCGCGCTTTCCCTGATACTGGGTGGATTCTTCGCGGTACAGTTTCCTTTGCTGCACCTGTTCGATTTGCCATCAGGCGTTTATGTAACGGCCATTTTCCTGGCCATGGCGTTTATCCTGCTGCTGGTCATGTTGTGCGCCGTTTACCCGGGAAAAGTAGCGGCTGGCATTCAACCGGCTGTGGCGCTCCATGAAGATTAA